A genomic segment from Polyangium mundeleinium encodes:
- a CDS encoding STAS/SEC14 domain-containing protein — MQTPSDGWDSLGPHPIRFEPPDLVLCRPTGVVTADDVRAGLAYLEKASKQVGHGVYYIADLTKLTNYAPSMAVQGFKSFQAGTLRASAMFGANLYQRAVFDMILRATRLLGLEIGRIPIESFPDEASARAWIDELRRKD; from the coding sequence ATGCAAACGCCGAGCGACGGTTGGGACTCCCTGGGCCCCCACCCCATCCGGTTCGAGCCCCCGGACCTCGTCCTTTGCCGCCCCACCGGCGTCGTCACCGCGGACGACGTGCGCGCGGGGCTCGCCTATCTGGAGAAGGCGTCGAAGCAGGTCGGGCACGGCGTCTACTACATCGCGGACCTCACGAAGCTGACGAACTACGCGCCCTCGATGGCGGTGCAAGGCTTCAAGAGCTTCCAGGCGGGCACCCTGCGTGCGTCCGCGATGTTCGGCGCGAACCTCTACCAGCGCGCGGTCTTCGACATGATCCTGCGCGCCACCCGGCTGCTCGGGCTGGAGATCGGCCGCATCCCGATCGAGTCGTTCCCCGACGAAGCCTCGGCCCGCGCCTGGATCGACGAGCTGCGCCGCAAAGACTAG
- a CDS encoding STAS/SEC14 domain-containing protein, protein MDTPSDDWSYIGAHPIRFEPPDIVLCRPNGYLSGADVRGVLDFSEKRAAQLGRSIFYLGDSSRITGYAISTSLQIFNSRPTQYMRGTAIFGANFQQRMQNSAVLRAARRLGLPMMRLPIETFPDEASARAWIDELRRQS, encoded by the coding sequence TTGGACACGCCGAGCGACGATTGGAGCTACATCGGGGCGCACCCCATCCGGTTCGAGCCCCCGGACATCGTCCTCTGCCGGCCCAACGGATATCTTTCCGGCGCTGACGTACGCGGTGTGCTGGACTTCAGCGAGAAGCGCGCGGCCCAGCTCGGACGCAGCATCTTTTATCTCGGGGATTCGTCGAGGATCACGGGGTACGCGATCTCCACGTCGCTCCAGATCTTCAATTCGCGGCCGACACAGTACATGCGCGGCACGGCGATCTTCGGGGCGAACTTCCAGCAGCGCATGCAAAACAGCGCGGTCCTGCGGGCCGCGCGTCGGCTCGGGCTCCCGATGATGCGCCTGCCGATCGAGACGTTCCCCGACGAAGCCTCGGCCCGCGCCTGGATCGACGAATTGCGCCGCCAAAGCTAG